The genomic region CCGGTGGAGTTCGAGGGCTTCGTGACCGCCGCGCGCCAGCTCGGTCTCTACTGGACGGTGCTGAACAATCCGCCGGAGCCCGGGGCCCCGAAGAAGAAGACCTCCTGAGTTCGCCCCCCTAGCGGGACCCCGCGCCCCTCCTCCCCCGCAACCCCGGGAGGCGCTCCCGGGCGCCGTGCCCGGGAAGCAGCGTTTCCTCGCCATTCGTCGCGCGCTCCCTCGCCCCTGGCCCGGCCCCGCCCTCGGGGAGTAGAGTGGCGGCGTTGAAGATAGCCTCCTGGAACGTCAACTCGATCCGGGCCCGGGAGCCGCGGCTCGTCCGCTGGCTGGGGGCCGCTCAGCCGGACGTGGTGTGCTTGCAGGAGCTGAAGGTCGCGGAGGAGGCCTTCCCCTTCGCGGCGCTCCGGGAGGCCGGCTACCACGCGGCCGTCCTTGGCCAGCGGACCTACAACGGGGTGGCCGTGCTCTCCCGCGAGGAGCCCCGCGACGTCGAACGCGGACTGGGCGACGACGACGAGCAGGCCCGCTTGATCTCCGTCCGCGTAGGGGGCCTGCGCGTGGTTTGCGCCTACGCCCCCAACGGGGAGGAGGTGGGTTCGGAGAAGTGGGCCTACAAGCTCGAATGGCTCCGCCGCCTGCGCGAGTATCTGGACCGGCGCTGCCGCCGGGACGAGCTTCTCGTCCTGGGCGGGGACTTCAACGTGGCCCCTGAGGAGAGGGACGTGGTCGATCCCGCGGCCTGGGCGGGCTCCGTCCTTTTCCACTCGGAGGCG from Vicinamibacteria bacterium harbors:
- the xth gene encoding exodeoxyribonuclease III — translated: MKIASWNVNSIRAREPRLVRWLGAAQPDVVCLQELKVAEEAFPFAALREAGYHAAVLGQRTYNGVAVLSREEPRDVERGLGDDDEQARLISVRVGGLRVVCAYAPNGEEVGSEKWAYKLEWLRRLREYLDRRCRRDELLVLGGDFNVAPEERDVVDPAAWAGSVLFHSEARAALEEVRRWGLADTLRLHHPEPGLYSWWDYRRLAFPRNQGLRIDLILASTPLAERCRAASIDREERKGKQPSDHAPVIAEFSG